A genomic region of Solanum dulcamara chromosome 2, daSolDulc1.2, whole genome shotgun sequence contains the following coding sequences:
- the LOC129873362 gene encoding F-box protein At5g07610-like gives MDSAVIFIQTFNMSYSAEKIEGSDDLLTKILLLLPARPLFRFKLVSKRWMSLVSDPRFSSLWKPESFPTAFILQSPFLDYPCYYLPDKTKSKASIIFFDFIKDVVILNCCGGLLLCRKRLYDKYIVCNPTTKEFHTLPSPNVESLNMSLAFDHSISPHYKVINVGYLGHGKGVFFNGAIFWIFRGINSFCYFDIDREIIHSYQLPKWLNSITVDASVGIYILLALDSVIRIILTYLYWEMTTTLGA, from the exons ATGGACTCTGCTGTAATCTTTATACAAACATTCAACATGTCTTATAGTGCTGAAAAAATTGAAGGTAGTGATGATCTTTTAACCAAGATTTTACTACTACTCCCTGCTAGACCTCTCTTCAGGTTCAAGCTTGTTTCCAAACGGTGGATGTCTCTCGTCTCCGATCCCCGTTTTTCTTCTCTCTGGAAGCCTGAATCTTTCCCAACTGCATTCATTCTGCAGTCGCCTTTTCTCGATTACCCTTGTTATTACCTTCCTGATAAAACAAAATCTAAGGCTTCTATtatattctttgattttatcaAAGATGTTGTAATTTTGAATTGCTGTGGTGGTTTACTTCTTTGTCGTAAAAGGCTCTATGATAAGTACATTGTGTGTAATCCAACTACAAAGGAATTCCATACTCTTCCGAGTCCAAATGTGGAGTCACTAAACATGAGTTTGGCTTTTGATCATTCAATATCGCCTCATTACAAAGTTATAAATGTTGG CTATTTAGGACATGGTAAGGGAGTTTTCTTCAATGGAGCTATCTTTTGGATCTTTAGAGGGATAAATAGCTTTTGTTATTTTGATATTGATAGGGAAATTATCCACTCTTATCAATTGCCTAAATGGCTGAACAGTATTACTGTGGATGCATCCGTGGGAATTTACATCTTGTTGGCTCTTGATTCAGTGATTCGCATCATATTAACATATTTGTATTGGGAAATGACTACTACTCTTGGAGCCTAA
- the LOC129877452 gene encoding U-box domain-containing protein 35-like: protein MPTFNYIRSPKYIKRAQSWKETFITEEEWQSMEESDISKMEGQGTMQSPISSVVAIAITGNKNSRYVVKWALEKFIPEGEKHFMLLHVRPEITAVPTPMGNLIPIAQVREDVADAFRKEVELQASEKLLPYKTMCSRRQVQVGVVQLESKDVINAIAGVVSKCSINKLVIGTSNPGLFSRGRNLSASISETAPTFCTVYAVSKGKLSSVRSSSTENNRFVIDDSSDTSSSSNNSTGHSFSSQAEKTDHCSTSPASYSHLYSPSHQPQRYQAKSPVHQALQTLLPKRTNFSEKIQSRSSSIDIGEAFQALSIKSNTTLHKRANFDEVIHPRALSVSIGEAEDEKNCYFSSSGITDIYNRASSFKKAKVDNQQWSISQSSTSDVPIDSSSGSQVNINYDLEKLRIELRHIQGMYAIAQTEAIDASRKLNEFQKLRVEEANKLKQINLKEEEAKELAEQEKLKCEAAKKEADYAMECVEREAEQRRAAERIASREARTKEKLEKSLVLPLHQYQEFTWEEIVTASSSFSEDLKIGMGSYGMVYKCSLHHTPAAVKVLHSAEAHRTKQFQQELEVLSKIHHPHLLFLLGACSERGCLVYEYMENGSLEDRLTRKNNTPPLTWFDRVRIAWEVASALVFLHNTKPKPIIHRDLKPANILLDHNLVSKIGDVGLSTMVQSDSSSPMTTYKDTSPVGTLCYIDPEYQRTGLVSTKSDVYAFGMVILQLLTAKRAIALAHMVEMATEEDKLVELLDQEAGEWPLEETKELTVLALKCTELRRRDRPDLKDEVLPILERLKEVADRARHLKYNQTPPPSHFKCPLLKEVIKDPCVAADGYTYDRKAIESWLADNDNSPVTNLPLPHKHLLPNYTLLSAIKEWKSGKH, encoded by the exons ATGCCTACTTTTAACTACATAAGAAGTCCAAAATACATCAAGAGAGCACAAAGTTGGAAAGA AACTTTCATTACTGAAGAGGAGTGGCAGAGTATGGAGGAGAGTGATATATCAAAAATGGAAGGGCAAGGAACAATGCAGTCTCCGATTTCTTCAGTTGTTGCAATAGCCATAACTGGGAACAAGAATAGCAGATATGTGGTGAAATGGGCATTGGAGAAGTTTATTCCAGAGGGAGAGAAGCATTTCATGTTGCTACATGTCCGCCCTGAGATCACCGCGGTTCCAACTCCTA TGGGGAACTTGATTCCTATTGCACAAGTAAGAGAGGATGTAGCGGATGCCTTCAGGAAGGAAGTTGAATTGCAAGCAAGTGAGAAGCTTCTTCCTTACAAGACAATGTGTAGTCGGAGACAG GTCCAAGTAGGAGTTGTTCAACTTGAATCAAAAGATGTTATAAATGCAATTGCAGGGGTAGTATCTAAATGTTCTATCAACAAGCTTGTTATTGGAACCTCAAACCCTGGCCTATTTTCAAG GGGAAGAAACTTATCAGCAAGTATCTCAGAAACAGCTCCAACCTTTTGCACAGTTTATGCTGTGTCAAAGGGAAAACTGTCATCAGTGCGCTCCTCGAGTACAGAAAACAACAGATTCGTTATAGATGATAGCAGTGATACAAGTAGTTCATCCAACAATTCTACAGGCCACAGCTTTAGCTCACAAGCAG AGAAGACGGACCACTGCTCAACTTCACCTGCTTCATACTCTCATTTGTACTCTCCTTCACATCAACCGCAACGTTATCAAGCTAAATCACCAGTACACCAGGCCCTCCAGACGCTTCTCCCTAAAAGAACAAATTTCAGCGAAAAAATCCAATCTAGAAGTTCATCTATCGACATTGGAGAAGCATTTCAAGCCCTTTCAATTAAAAGCAATACTACTTTGCATAAAAGAGCAAATTTTGATGAAGTCATCCATCCTAGAGCTCTGTCTGTTTCTATTGGAGAAGCTGAGGATGAAAAAAATTGCTATTTCAGTAGCTCGGGAATTACTGATATCTACAATCGTGCTTCAAGTTTCAAAAAAGCAAAAGTAGACAATCAACAATGGTCGATAAGCCAGTCTTCCACCTCAGACGTTCCAATAGATTCTTCATCTGGAAGTCAG GTTAACATCAATTATGATCTAGAAAAACTGAGAATTGAGCTCAGACATATTCAAGGAATGTATGCAATAGCCCAAACTGAGGCGATAGATGCTTCTCGgaag CTGAATGAGTTTCAGAAGCTTCGAGTAGAGGAAGCAAATAAACTTAAGCAGATAAACCTTAAAGAGGAGGAAGCGAAAGAATTggcagaacaagaaaaattaaaatgtgAAGCAGCAAAGAAGGAGGCTGACTATGCAATGGAATGTGTCGAAAGAGAAGCTGAGCAAAGAAGAGCAGCAGAGAGAATTGCTAGCCGGGAGGCTAGAACAAAAGAAAAGCTAGAGAAATCATTGGTACTACCTTTGCATCAGTACCAGGAATTCACGTGGGAAGAGATTGTGACGGCTAGCTCATCATTCTCTGAGGATCTTAAGATAGGAATGGGATCATATGGAATGGTCTACAAGTGCTCTTTGCATCATACACCTGCAGCagtgaaagttcttcattccgCTGAGGCTCATAGAACTAAGCAATTTCAACAAGAG CTTGAAGTATTGAGCAAAATACATCATCCTCATTTGTTATTTCTCCTCGGTGCATGCTCTGAACGCGGTTGCCTAGTATACGAGTACATGGAGAATGGAAGTTTGGAGGATAGGTTGACAAGGAAAAACAACACACCTCCACTTACATGGTTTGACAGGGTTCGCATAGCTTGGGAAGTTGCTTCCGCTCTTGTTTTCCTTCATAACACGAAGCCAAAACCGATCATACACCGTGATTTAAAGCCAGCTAACATACTCCTTGATCATAACTTGGTGAGCAAAATTGGAGATGTTGGTCTTTCAACAATGGTTCAATCAGACTCTTCCTCACCAATGACCACATATAAAGACACGAGCCCAGTTGGCACACTTTGCTATATAGATCCTGAGTATCAAAGGACAGGATTAGTCTCTACAAAAtctgatgtttatgcttttggGATGGTCATATTGCAGTTGCTTACTGCAAAACGAGCCATAGCTTTAGCCCACATGGTAGAAATGGCTACCGAAGAGGATAAACTGGTGGAGTTGCTGGATCAAGAAGCAGGTGAATGGCCTCTTGAAGAGACAAAGGAATTAACTGTACTTGCTCTAAAATGCACTGAACTTCGACGTAGAGACAGACCTGACCTGAAAGATGAAGTTCTCCCTATTTTGGAGAGATTGAAAGAGGTTGCTGATAGAGCTCGACATTTGAAATATAATCAAACTCCACCTCCTAGCCACTTCAAATGCCCTCTACTCAAG GAAGTGATTAAGGACCCCTGTGTTGCGGCTGATGGATACACTTATGACCGGAAGGCAATAGAGTCATGGCTCGCAGACAATGATAATTCACCAGTTACAAATTTACCATTACCACATAAGCACCTGCTTCCAAATTATACACTTCTCTCTGCTATCAAAGAGTGGAAGTCAGGGAAACATTGA